The proteins below are encoded in one region of Mustelus asterias unplaced genomic scaffold, sMusAst1.hap1.1 HAP1_SCAFFOLD_44, whole genome shotgun sequence:
- the LOC144483032 gene encoding uncharacterized protein LOC144483032 has translation MEKPWKCGDCGKGFSYPSLLENHRRSHTGERPFTCSVCGEGFIQSSGLWSHQRIHTEEKPFTCTSCGKRFRHSSALTVHQRTHTGERPFICSVCGKGFTQSFHLLSHQRVHTGERPFTCSDCGKGFTGSSHLLSHQRVHIEEKPFSCTDCGRSFRQASSLITHQRIHTGERPFTCFVCGKGFTVLPTLLRHQKIHTEEKPFSCTDCGKNFRQSSNLSAHRRTHTAERPFTCSVCGKGFNRSSNLSAHQRVHTGERPFTCSVCGKGFAKSFNLLAHQRTHTKRPFNCSVCGKGFTQSQWLLRHQQVHK, from the coding sequence atggagaaaccgtggaaatgtggggactgtgggaaaggattcagttacccttccctgctggaaaaccatcggcgcagtcacactggtgagagaccgttcacctgttctgtctgtggggagggattcattcagtcatctggcctttggtctcaccagagaattcacactgaggaaaagccattcacctgcacctcctgtgggaagaggttcaggcattcttcagcactcactgtgcaccaacgcactcacaccggggagagaccattcatctgctccgtgtgtgggaagggattcactcagtcattccacctgctgtcacaccagcgagttcatactggggagaggccgttcacctgctccgactgtgggaagggattcactgggtcatcccacttactgtcacaccagcgagttcacattgaggagaagccattcagctgcactgactgtggacggagtttcagacaggcatcctccctcattacacaccagcgaattcacactggggagagaccgtttacttgctttgtgtgtggcaagggattcacagttttacccaccctgctgagacaccagaaaattcacactgaagagaagccattcagctgcactgactgtggaaagaatttcaggcagtcatccaacctcagtgctcaccgacgcactcacactgcagaaagaccattcacatgctccgtgtgtgggaagggattcaatcggtcatccaacctctctgctcaccagcgagttcacacaggggagaggccattcacttgctccgtgtgtgggaagggattcgcaaagtctttcaacctgctggctcaccaacgcactcacactaagaggccattcaactgctctgtgtgtgggaagggattcactcagtcacaatggctcctgagacatcaacaagttcacaagtga
- the LOC144483024 gene encoding uncharacterized protein LOC144483024 encodes MEKPWKCADCGKRYRLPSLLEAHRRNHTGERPFTCSQCGKGFTRSSILQSHQRVHTGERPFTCSQCGKGFTRLSILQKHQRVHTGERPFTCSQCGKGFSHLSTLRTHQRVHTVERPFTCSQCGEGFTWSSSLQRHQRVHTGERPFTCSQCEKGFCDPSSLLRHQRVHTGERPFTCSQCEKGFCDSSSLLRHQRVHTGERPFTCSQCGKGFCDSSSLLRHQRVHTGVRPFTCSQCGKGFTWSNQLQRHQRVHTGERPFTCSQCGEGFTRSSRLLRHQQVHTGERPFTCSQCGKGFTRSSHLLRHQRIHTGERPFTCSQCGKGFTRSSHLQIHQRIHTGERPFTCSQCGKGFCDSSSLRMHQRVHTGERPFTGSQCGKGFSLSSHLLRHQRVHE; translated from the coding sequence atggagaaaccatggaaatgtgcggactgtgggaagagatacagactcccatccctgctggaagctcatcggcgcaaccacactggggagagaccattcacctgctctcagtgtgggaagggattcactcggtcatccatcctgcagtcacaccagcgagttcacactggggagaggccgttcacctgctctcagtgtgggaagggattcactcggttatccatcctgcagaaacaccagcgagttcacactggggagaggccattcacctgctctcagtgtgggaagggtttctctcatttatccaccctgcgcactcaccagcgagttcacactgtggagaggccgttcacctgctctcagtgtggggagggattcacttggtcatccagcctccagagacaccagcgagttcacactggggagagaccgttcacctgctctcagtgtgagaagggattctgtgatccatccagcctgctgagacaccagcgagttcacactggggagaggccattcacctgctctcagtgtgagaagggattctgtgattcatccagcctgctgagacaccagcgagttcacactggggagaggccattcacctgctctcagtgtgggaagggattctgtgattcatccagcctgctgagacaccagcgagttcacactggggtgaggccattcacctgctctcagtgtgggaagggattcacttggtcaaaccagctgcagagacaccagcgagttcacactggggagaggccattcacctgctctcagtgtggggagggattcactcggtcatcccgcctgctgagacaccagcaagttcacactggggagaggccgttcacctgctctcagtgtgggaagggattcactcggtcatcccacctgctgagacaccagcgaattcacactggggagaggccgttcacctgctctcagtgtgggaagggattcactcggtcatcccacctgcagatacaccagcgaattcacactggggagaggccgttcacctgctctcagtgtgggaagggattctgtgattcatccagcctgcggatgcaccagcgagttcacactggggagaggccattcaccggctctcagtgtgggaagggattcagtctttcatcccacctgctgagacaccaacgagttcacgagtga
- the LOC144483026 gene encoding uncharacterized protein LOC144483026, protein MEKPWECVDCGKGFGFPSQLEVHRRSHTGERPFTCSVCGKGFTHSYNLLTHQWVHTGERPFTCPVCGKGFTRSSHIVTHQLVHTDERLFTCSDCEKSFKCKKDLLTHQRIHTGERPFNCSVCGKGFIQSSHLQTHQLVHSDYKLFNCSHCEKSFKNIKDLLTHQYAHTGERPFTCCVCGKGFSRPSALLNHQRIHTGERPFTCSDCGKGFINSSNLLIHQQLHTGDRPFTCSECGKGFTRSYNLLTHQQVHSEERPFTCSVCGKGFTRSSNLLNHQRVHTGERPFTCSTCGKGFSQSSNLLTHQRVHSGERPFTCSVCGKGFSHLSYLLKHQRVHTGERPFTCNVCGKGFIQSSHLLTHRRVHKRLQVLDSTLNDAVNHIQD, encoded by the coding sequence atggagaaaccgtgggaatgtgtggattgtgggaagggattcggtttcccatcacaattggaagttcatcggcgcagtcacactggggagagaccgttcacctgctccgtctgtgggaagggattcacccattcatacaatcttctgactcaccaatgggttcacactggggagaggccgttcacctgccctgtgtgtgggaagggattcactcgctcatcccacattgtgacacaccaacttgttcacactgatgagagactgtttacatgttctgactgtgagaagagttttaaatgcaaaaaagatctgctgacgcatcaacgtattcacactggggagagaccgttcaactgctctgtgtgtgggaaaggattcattcagtcatcccacttgcagacacatcaacttgttcactctgattacaaactttttaattgttcccactgtgagaagagctttaaaaatataaaggatctgctgacgcaccaatatgctcacactggggagaggccattcacctgctgtgtgtgtgggaagggattcagccgtccatctgccctattgaaccaccagagaattcacactggggagaggcccttcacctgctcagactgtgggaagggattcattaattcatccaaccttctgatacaccagcaactccacacaggcgatcgaccgttcacctgctctgaatgtgggaagggattcacccgttcatacaaccttctgacacaccagcaggttcacagtgaggagaggccattcacttgctccgtgtgtgggaagggattcactcgttcatccaacctattgaatcaccagcgagttcacactggggagaggccgttcacctgctccacgtgtgggaagggattcagtcagtcatccaacctgctgacacatcagagagttcacagtggggagaggccatttacctgctctgtctgtgggaagggattttctcatttatcttatcttctgaaacaccagcgagttcacactggggagaggccgttcacctgtaatgtctgtggaaagggatttattcagtcctcccacctgctaacacaccggcgagttcacaaacGACTGCAAGTTTTGGATTCTACACTTAatgatgctgttaatcatatccaggacTGA